GAGCAGAGTGTTTGGAAAATGTGGTTACGTAAAAAACTGAAGGAGATTCTTGCcaaaattctgttaccaaactttgtatCTGCACAGTTCCTCTGGTAAatatgtttttgtaaaaatgtctgtaaattgttaaaagtagtttgtgtgcatagagttgtatagtttgttacattttgaaatcaatggttggcatacattttaaagtgaaacatCTTTTtcactgttaccatggaattgcccaaACCCGTATTGAGCAATAATCTCTTTCTCACATGCATATATTGTGACACATCGTGGTAAAAGTGCAATTTTTTAAAAGTGTGGAAATAAATCTGGTTTATATTACATTATTTAAAGTGAGAGTGAAGTACCTTAAATAGGTGTATTACACTATTTAGGGTGAGCGTGACATACTTTAAGATGTATTACTATTTAAGGTATGAGCGAAGTATATTAAATAGGGCCTCTACTCCATAGGCTGAGCGAAGTATTATGGGTAGAGAAGAGTATTGAGGGATCCTCACCACAAAAGCAGACAGGTCGGCAGGCAGCAGGCCATTACAGCGGCTCAAGGCCTCGTCTCCGGACTGCACCTCCGGGTCCTCCAGCAGGGGGAGCTGTCCTGGGGTCAACGCATCACTCAGCTCCTGGGCATCCTTGTCCGAGCCCCTCAGCCGGTACACCACCGCGTCCAGCAACCCCTGGGTTGGGATCCCGTTCTGGGAGGCTGAGGGCGGGCCAAAGGCGCTGCGGTACAGGGCCACTGCGTCCGGCCCGTTCTGGATGGTGTTGGGACGCAGGCGAACCGAGGGGGCCGGGACCAGCCTATCACTGCCCACCAGGAAGTAGCCTTGGGCAGTGGTGAAGTGGCCTGTGAGGCTGATCTCACGGTAGGGCTTGCTGTTATGTCCACTGAACAGGAGGAGCCACACTCCCAGTAGGGAGATGCGGCGGCCCGACGGGTGCCACAGCTCAATGAACTCGCCGTCCTCGGCCGAGCCCGGGTTGTCTGCATTTAGCTCGCTGATCAGGAAGTCACCCCGGGCCCAGGGCGGGAGGTGAGGGGGCACCTCCGTACTCCCAGGGACTACTGAAGGGGATATAGCAAATATCAAAAGTTCAAAACTCACCACTATTGGGATCGTTTGGTCACTAGTTATATTAAGTTGCTCTTATACCTGTGTTTGTAAAGACATGTTGTTTGATTTGATTACAAGTTGATTACAATTATTCtgttagactaatgttagactCCATTAGCTGCGATTGATTAGAAGCTAATTGACTCTCACTAGCCTAAGCACCAATGTGTATCACCAATGTAATGGCGTGTGATAGAGAAATATGTAACAATCACCAGTGACGTGAGGACAAATCTTTGGCCAGGGGCACTGGTTGGGCTGTCCGGGAGTTTGTGGCGCTTCCCAGAATACACCGGGGTCTCTTGTCCAACTGGCCACACCACAGCGACTGAGATAGAGGCATCCCTCCCCAAATCTGAGAATGACCAGCAAGGTTAGTACTTCAGCCTAAGATAGAAAGATAAATAGATGGAAAGATGGCTGGATGAGTAGATGGATAAATAGATTCAAAGAAGGTGTGATTACCTGGCGCTGAGCTGGTAGGGCTGTCTGCCTGGTATGAGGGTCTCTGTGAGGTTGGCACTGGGTTGGTCCCCTGGTCCAATGTACACGAAGGCATCTAAGGGCTGTGTCTGGCTCAGAGGGCTGCCCACAGGGAAGTCGGAGGCCTTGCCACTATACAGCGCCACCGCCCCAGACTCATCTCCTGATGAACAACGCAACACAGCAGAACTTAATCACTCAACAATTCTCACCAACCAACACTTCAGTACAACAAGTTTCTCGTACAGGAAGTGAAACAAGTTGCGTAGATATAATTTCACACATACAAAAATACTACAGGTCCTGCTCCTTGACTAGACAGTTAATCTCTGCAAGGCCTCCCAATGAACAGATATGAAAAAATCTATTCTACCAATGAAAAGCAGCTTTAATAGGAACTCCTCCAGGTACAGTTCACTGACCTTTCATGTTGTTCTTGTCAATGGTGATGGAGAGCAGGCCTTCCCTGGAGTTGGACACGTCCACACTCACACTGATCGTTTCCGTCCGCCCGTCCAGTACCAGCAGCACCAGAGGTCCTGCAGCCTGGGACTCACTTAGCTCCACAAACCCGTTCACCTGCCCACCTCCCAGCTTCAGCTCGCTGATACGCGTAGTGGCAGCACTGGAATCAGAGGGTGTGCAGCGGTTGCGTTGGCCAGGTGAAGGTAGGGCCACCTGGAAGCCCCAGCTTTCCCCAGAGACCAGGCACCTTTCGATTGACTCGTCTCCCTCGTGGGCCCCCTCGTCCTCTACAAAGGCCGGCTCCCCAGGGGTCAAAATCTCGGCCAGGACCTCCGCGCCCCCAGACCGCCGCGTCATGTACACGATGGCATCCACCAGCCCCACGGCTGTGGCGTTCATCTTCTCCCCGTAGCGTGTGGCGGACGTGTGGTAAAGAGCAATGGCGTCCGGGCCATTCTGGACGGTGTTGGGTGGGAGGGGGATGGCTGGTTTGGGCTGCATGTCCACCGAGCCAACCAGGAAGAAGCCCCGGTCGTCCGTGGTGTGGCCCTTCAAGTCCAATACTTTGTAGGCTATATTGCCATTTCCATTGTAGAACACCAGGGTGTAGCCGTCCAGTGAAGCCCTCTGACCGCCGGTATGATAGAGCTCAACAAACTCTGTGGTGTCCAGTTTGGGGTTGTCTGCGTTAACCTCACTGATGAGGAGGCAGTGATCTCCCTTGACTGACACAACCAGACACACGGACAGACAAACAGCGTATGCTGTGACTACTTGAAGGGCCAGTCTTCCCATCATGGCTCTCTACTTAACCAAAAATGTCAGTGCTAAAATGCATGGATGGCAGACGGTCTCTGAAAGATTAAGAAAATGAGGAAGACACTTCAGGCAAGAAAACAACTATTGCCTAGAAGTCACAGACAATAACATGGAGCTGGAGTGAGGATATCAATTCAACGGTCTTCATCACACAGACAAGGGGCAACCTCTGAACTGTTTTCTTCGGGTTTGACAAGTACAGACAGATTGAGGACTAGGCTACTGTGGTGCATGTTGCAATCTAGGCTAGTAGAACCTGACATTTGCCCAAAGGGAGTATTGAATGAATGAGTCATCAAAACAAGAATATGATCGGGAATACATGTCTCTGTCATGAGTCACAGTGAGGATAAATCATGCATTTCTTGAAAAATCACATTCTAGGAAGTGGGTTTCAttcaaaataatgtatttatgTAAACATTTGCAAACTgtgcattttatttatttattctcaaAAAAGTGCGAGGGAAGACTTTTTTCCAATAGTTTCCTGAACCATGAATTAACCAAACGTAGCTGTAATCTTCGGTATGCACTGTTAAAATAAAAATGCGTTTTATTCAATTTTTGATCGTTTCTTACCAAAAGCGTTTCCAGGGAAGCACACCGACGGTGAATATATTGGCTCGACTACGGTACTCGGTAGTGCAAGGAAAACGAAGAAAGTTGCCtgctaaaaaaatatttaaatacccAACTAGGCTACTCTACGTGATTTGTAGCCATAGTGTAAATATTGGAACTGTATTGAATATATTCAGTTAAAATCCCATTCAAGACCACAACTTGTTGCATAGAAGACGCTATTCAATTCACGGTAAGCTATTGCTTCATCTCAGCGACGAAACGGTTGTCATTCGAGATCATCAGTGCCACACAGGGTTACAAAGTAGCGACGTGATTTACTGTATTTCAGTGTCCCGTCCGCGACGACGGGATTATCGAAACAATGTTACAATCCAACAGAGGACGAATCCGTTTCTGTATTCCGAGAGAGAGATTCGGAAACTTTGTTTCAATCCCTGCCGCTCCCTGCGTTGTGTCCTCATTGACAAAGCACTTTCTCCCCCTGCTCGTGCGTGGGCGGTCGGAGGGGGATGATGCTTGGGTGTCGTTCTTGTTGTGCGTAACATTCCAGGCCATCCAAGTTCAGCCTTGATTTATATGGCCACTTGACCCCTGACTATTCGCAAGGAATGTGCAACACCTTGGCCACACTAGCAAGTTGGCTATTCCTAGCTGAAATTAAATAGGGCCGGTTGACCTTTTAATGAGCATGAAGAAAAATAGTTAATATATTGTTAACGTTCACAATTGGCATTTGTCTCTGAATGTAGGGCCAAGTCTACCACTGACTTTCCACATGTGGTTTTTTTCATTGTTGTTTGGACAGTAGAAGTGAGAAAATTGTTTTAAATTCCACACAGAATAATTGTCTCTTGCATACTATTTTTAATCATACAGTCAATGATATTTGGGAAACAGTCCTGCAAAAGAAGTCGGCTGAGATAAATTGTTGATCTGAACTTTTCCTGTTGATGAGGTGGTGTTGAAAACAGCTGACTTAAAAAGTATCCAGTGACCAGAGAAATGAGGAACCTGTGGTCAAAGTGCGCTTCTTTTGGCTTTCAATTTACTTGCCTTTTAGTACACAATATTTCAGTCACATTTCCTTCTAATTCTTAAAAGTTACCATTCCCCCAATAAGAACTAGGATATTTGGTTGCAAGATATACATTTACAAAGGGTATTTCAATTTGTAAGTGCTTGTGGTTCCCTACAAGGCTGGGTCTCTGCATCCGGGGTCTTGCTCTCAGTCTGGGTCATGGTAAATGATCTTGGACTGGACTGTGGTGTAGCCCAATTCTCAAATTAACATATCTCCATATGTGTTTGCAGATGTGAATATGGGTTTGATGTCCCGGGTCAGCCATACAGAGACAGAACCTCTAACACAACCAGAAGAATTTGCTGTCCTCTCATTGTACCAGGATGTGTAAAGATATGTACACCTTCATGTTAAATTCACTTGATGTAAATGTGTGTTATAATTATGTTGTATAGAGTCTACAATGTAGACCTATAGAATTCAGGAAATTAACCTGCTGTGGTTAAAGGTTTTTAGAAAAGGCCTAGAAAATGACATTTAGTGAAATATATGTGGTGTGCTTGCTAGTCTTGAAGCATTTATGGTTATGAAATAGAAATAGTAGTGGAAGTGGTACTAAATGTATTTTCATAGGCTGTGTGTTAGTTATAGTGACCTATTTTGATGTGGTTTGCAGGTGTGGAGTTATTATAGTGGGCTATTATAGTTGGCTAGAGTGAGTACTATGTCATCCTGTGCCATATGTGTTTTTAAGCTCTCAAAATGTTTTAGTTTGAACATTCTGAAAGTTctgttgcagtgatttcagttTAGAATGCTGAATCCTGCATGCAACCATTTAAATGAATGGGGATACAACAAGCTTTATAGTTTATGAAGTAGGAATGATAGCAAAAAGCTGTGTTGAAGCCATCTAAGTTGAGTCAGTCTGCACATGTCAACGTTTGGGTGGTGTTTGTagctgtggtcagtagttgtttgGTTGTGTTGCAGGTTATTTGGGCACTACAGTAtggatgtggtcagtagttgtggtcagtagttgtgtggctcagtagttctgtggtcagtagttgtgtggcgGTGGTCAGTATACAAGCACAGTTTGAATGGTGCTCTAACTTAGACGGTTGAAGACTAGTACCGGACAGAATTTCCCCATTCAAGTCTATGGCACCTGAATGCATTATGActtagttgtgtggttgtggttattAGTTGTGGTCAGTTGTTGTAGTTTTGTGGTCAGTAGTACAGTGGCtggcgaaagtattcacccccttggcatttttcctattttgttgccttgcaACCTGGAATAATTTGTtttggggggttgtatcatttgatttacacaacatgcctaccacctttaagatgcaaaatattttttattgtgaaacaaacaagaaataagacaaaaaactaaTTTGAGTGtgtataactattcacccccccaaaggcaatactttgtagagccaccttttgcagcaattacagttgcaagtctcttggggtatgtctctagaatcttggcacatctagccactgggatttctgcccattcttcaaggcaaaactgctccagctccttcaagttggatgtgttccgctggtgtacataaatctttaagtcataccacagattctcaattggatctgggtctgggttttgactaggccattccaagacatttaaatgtttccccttaaaccactcgagtgttgctgtagcagtatgcttatggtcattgtcctgctggaaggtgaacctctgtcccggtctcaaatctctggatgactgaaacaggtttccctcaagaattcccctgtatttagcgccatccatcattccttcaattctgaccagtttcccagttcctGAAGATGAAAAAGGGTGATGAGAgctgttgggtttgcgccagacatagcattttctttgatggtcaaaaagctcaatttgagtctcatctgaccagagtaccttcttccatatgtttggggagtctcccacaagccttttggcaaacaccaaacatgtttgcttattttcttctggccactcttccgtaaagcccagctctgtggagtgtatggcttacagtggtcctatggacagatactccaatcttcgctgtggagctttgcagctcctttagggttatctttggtctctttgttgcctctgattaatgccctctttgcctggtctgtgagttttggtgggcgcggccctctcttggcaggtttatgGAGTGGAGTGTAATGGTTTCAGATATTTTCTAtaatccaaccctgatctgtacttctccacaactttgttcctaacatgtttggagagctccttggtcttcatagtgctgcttggtggtgccccttgcttagtggtgttgcagactctggggcctttcagaacaggtgtaaatatactgagatcatgtgacagattatgtgacacttagattgcacacagatggactttatttaacaaatgatgtaacttctgaaggtaattggttgcaccacaacttatttaggggcttcatagcaaagggaaaCAGGTCATTTTTAAAATttccttcaccaatttggactattttgtctatgtccattacatgaaatccaaataaaaatccatttaaattacaggttgtaatgcaacaaaataggaaaaatggcaAGAGAGCtgaatacatttgcaaggcaCTTTAGTCTCATCTGGTGGTCGGCAGTTGTGTGGTTCATTATTtgttgtcagtagttgtgtggttcagtaaTGTTGTGGTCAGTATACAAGCACACTATTCCAGACCGGGAGCGACAAGATTTTTCCCATTCAAATTTATGGCACCTGAAATACATTTGGTTTAAGGAAATGTGGTTGTAGTGCCCAAAGTCTAAGAAGTAGACTTCACCAGTGCCAATCAACAGTTTTAAAGTTGTTTTGGTGTTGGTAGCTTTTTTTGGTATCAAAAAGTTGTATACAAGCAACCTATTCCAGACCGGTCTGCACATTTTGAAGTTTGAATGGCGTTTCAAAACGGTTGAAGACTAGTTACATGGCAAATACTTACCATTCAAGTCTATGGCCATTgcaatcaaatcacattgtatttgtcacatgcaccgaatacaacaggtgtagtagaccttacagtgaaatgcttacttacaagcccttaaccaacaatagagttgagaaaaacacaaaaagaataGAGATAAGAATAACcaatagttaaagagcagcagtaaataacaatagctgcgctgtatacagtgggtactggtacagagtcagtgtgtcaatgtgtagggacactggtgtcgaggtaattatgtacaattATGTAGGTTGAGTTATTACAGTGACTAtgccctctttccactgggattctctgcttctaaccctattacaggggctgagtcactggcttactagggctctttcataccgtccctaggaggggtgcgttacttgagtgggttgagtcactgatgtgatcttcctgtctgggttggcgcccccccttgggttgtgccgtggcggagatccttgtgggctatactcggccttgtctcaggatggtaagttggtggttgaagatatccctctagtggtgtggggactgtgctttggcaaagtgggtggggttatatccttcctgtttggccctgtccgggggtgtcatcggatggggtcacagtgtctcctgacccctcctgtttcagcctccagtatttatgctgcagtagtttatgtgtaggggggctagggtcagtttgttatgtctggaatacttctcctgtcctatcccgtgtgaatttaagtatgctctctctaattctctctttccctctctcggaggacctgagccctaggaccatgcctcaggactacctgacatgatgactccttgctgtccccagtccacctggccgtgctgctgctccagtttcaactgttctgcctgtgattattattatttaaccatgctggtcatttatgaacattggaacatcttggccatcttctgttataatctccacccggcacagccagaaaaggactggccaccccacatagcctggttcctctctaggtttcttcctaggttttggcctttctagggagtttttcctagccaccgtgcttctacacctgcattgcttgctgtttggggttttaggctgggtttctgtacagcactttgagatatcagctgatgtacgaagggctatataaatacattttattttatttgatatgcatagataataacagagggtAGCAACAgcgtaggaggggggggggggcttcctctgacaccgcctggtatagaggtcctggatggcaggaagcttggccccggggatgtactgggccgtacgcactaccctctgtagtgccttgcggtaggaggcagagcagttgccatagcagGCAGCGATGcaacccgccaggatgctctcattGGTGCagttgtaaaaccttttgaggatctgaggacccacgccaaatcttttcagtctcctgagggagaataggttttgtcgtgccctcttcacaactgtcttggtgtgcttggaccatgttagtttgttggtaataatgacgccaaggaacttgaagctctcaacctgctccactacagccccgtcgatgagaatggaggtgtgctcggtcctccttttcctgtagtccacaatcatctcctttgactTGATCACGtcaagggagaggttgttgtcctggcaccacactatcaggtctctgacctcctccctatgggctgtctcattgttgtcggtgatcaggcctaccactgttatttcatcagcaaacttaatggtgttggagtcatgcctgggcgtgcagttatgagtgaacagggagtacaggaggggacagagcacgcaccccgaggggcccccatgttgaggttCAGCATGgttgatgtgttgttacctacccttaccacctgggggcggcccgtcaggaagttcaggatccagttgcagagggaggtgtttagtcccagggtccttagcttagtgatgagctttgagggcactatggtgttgaacgttgagcagtagtcaatgaatagcattctcacataggtgttccttttgtccaggtgggaaagggcagtgtggagtgtaatagagatctgtggatctgttggagtgggtctagggcttcTGGGATAATggcgttgatgtgagccatgaccggcctttcaaagcatttcatggctgcagatgtgagtgctatgggtcggtagtcattaaggcaggttaccttaatgttctggggcacagtgactatggtggtctgcttgaaacatgttagttttacagactcagacagggagaggttgaaaatatcagtgaagacacttgccagttggtcagcgcatactcagtacacgtcctggtaatctgtctggcacagcggccttgtgaatgttgagagatcgtgatcacacagtcgtttcgaacagctgatgctctcatgcatgtttcagtgttacttgcctcgaagcgagcatagtaGATATTTagatcgtctggtaggctcgtgtcactgggcagctcccggctgtgcttccctttgtagtctgtaatagtttgcaagccctgccacatccgatgagcgtcggagcccatgtagtacgattcgatcttagtcctgtattgaagctttgcctgtatgatggttcgtcggagggcatagcaggatttcttacaGGCTTTCGGGTTAGACtcctgaaaactctctaggtagatagtgtggtctatagcttatcatgagatactcgaCCTCAGGCGAGccaaaccttgagacttccttagatatcgtgcaccagctatttGCTTTCAGCAAGCACACCtaataaaacaaaatactttaTAACTGTTTTTCAATTTACACAGTCTGAGCCCCAACTCCCTGCACCTGGGTTTTGGGCTAAGCCTTTGATTAAGTTTGATTACTATCACCTGTATCCCCTGAGCTACTCTACTTGGAACAACCAATCAGGTCACTGGAACAATTAACGCGGTTTAGAATATACTAATGGAAAAGCAGTTCATGATAAAGTTTTTGTCACTTCCTTACATGGTATTACATTTTAAAACCACAAGATGGCCCTATATGCAATGTCCTGGTGCAGTAGCACAGCAGACCCTACAGTCTCCAGGCATGATAAAATGTATGCCAGACAAAAAACCTTAATTGGAAAGTTTAATCAAACATACAAGGACTACTTGCTAAGGTGGCAGGATAgaccattgggccagtaaccgaaaggttgctggttggAATACActagccgacaaggtgaaaaatctgttgatgtgcccttgagcaaggcatgtaaccctaatttgctccaggagTGCCGTACTACTTTGGGTGActttgtaaaacaacacatttcactgcacctatccggtgtatgtgactataaaaaaattgtattttaatttttttaaatttaaaaaacatattacttttaacaatttccacagaaaatgttacaaaaacacatttatttgaaGAACTGTGCAAATGCAGTTCTTAAGGTTACCTAATATATCCCCGGTTCCATGATATTATGAGTGAGGTCTCACTATGGGTAGTGTCCCCTATTAGGGTCGGAGTCTAGGAAGATCCAATCACACAACATCTGTCATTGACAGACAGGAGTAACGGCCAATTGTGGGCCACTCCACTTCCCATATAAGGAGCTGTAGTCTGCTCCCATCTTCCTAATGACATGTATGTGTTCCTTACACAAAGCGTGAAGGGTAACGCGGTGAAAGAGCTCACTCATAATATCATAGAACCGGGGTTACATTAGGTAAACCATAAGTTCTATTTCAATTACTTGTTCGGTCTCACTTTGGGGAAATAGCCAAATCCTGTAGCGCTCATATACTCTCGAAAAGCAAAGTCTAGACAGAATAAACCCTCAGAAGCCCTGACGCCTCAATCATACCAACAGTGTCATTGGGCAAAatggtacgcagcatcatctggatatgtgtgcaacaaaagttcaacattcaccttctgctaccatttctgttaagCCGTTTACGCATACAGTTTGATGCATAAGTTCGATAAATCCAatgtatgcaccacacagaacgcacagCAACTGCGTTCCGTTGGAAATGAATATACTTCTGGTGTATCCAAGTGCATAACAACTGGCGGTGTGATCAAGGCGTAACACTAAGCACTGTATGTGCTATGAGGGCACAGTGAAGTAGTCGGTAGAGCCTCATGAAGGTATTGGGGATACCCCAACTCGTCGCATTACAGATATCTTAAACAGAGATGCCTTTGAACAATGCCCATGATGTAGCCATATTTCTGGTGGATGGAGCCATCGAGTCTGAACGTGTCAAACCCATGCTATAATATGCCATTATCCAACGCTGGTGAGAATATGGCCTTCCTCCCCACAAAAAACTGGGTTAGGTTGTAAAGCAAACTTGGATAACCCTGGGGCAAAGTGTAGGCACAACTTATgcctaaaatgtatttatttaaataaaggttaaataaataaaataaaaataaaatgaacaGCACTTGCAACTCTCCCACTTGGTATGCGGATGCAATGGCTAATAGTGAAGCAGTTTTAAATGAGAGAAATCTCATTACCTCGTTTTGCAGTGGCTGGAATGGCGGCTGTGAAATGGCCTCGAGCATAATAGAAAAATCTCAGGATGGGACTTGCTGTTTCGATACTGAGCATAAGCGATACGCTCCCTGCATAAAACAGATCAGGGTCCGTTTCCCCACTGTATCATTGTTGAAACCTATGTGGCAGGCATTCCAAACACACAACACTAATTGCTATATAGTGAGCGTGTGACAGGGTTCTGAATAGTCTACACAACAAGATCTTTCACATTAACCTTTATCCTCTCACAGGTCAGGCTCAAAGAACCACCATGCCCAAAGAGCCACCATGCCCAGACAGGGATGGAAGAGCTCTCCGTTTGCTTGGGTCGGTCGACCCCTGTGTAACTGTAGCTGCCAGGTAGGTGCCAGGGTGTAGGCGGAATATGTCTGCCTATAGCTGAAAACTGCTATACTTGGTAACAGAGAGACCGACAAGACCCCTTAAGCCTGGGAAACTAGGCATGTGGAACACAATTTTTCCCTTTGAGCAATTTCACTAAAGGGAGTGTACCCTGGTTGTAGGCTATTGCTCCTGCACCCAAATGAGACAGCTGATGACAACTAGGTTCTACCTTGGTGGAGAGGCTAGACGTTTGTATCAGTTCTAGTAAGAGTGCACATAGAGGGGAGCAGAGCGGAAGATCTGAAACAGATGCATAACTCTTGGAAGCACATATCAGATGTGTTCACGAGGGTCCTATAGCCACAATGCCATAAAAGTAGGACACTAACTATAGTGCCTAGTGGTGGCTATTACTTAACTTTTAGCAGAACAGGTGATTGGTGCCTGCTGCATCTAACAGTCTGGGAGTCCATCTGCTAGATGTAAGGAGCGAACTCACTCTAGCAGTTGCGGGTCGTCAGTGCAGTCCAAAAACTCTATAATAGAATAGAGTGGAATTGAAGCTTCAGGAATGTTAACCAAGTGGATGGAGAACTAGTAACCAACCAAATGAGCCTAGCGGGTCCAAATAGGATAAGAGCCGGCTCGAACCTCCTAGAATATGCTCCACACCTG
The sequence above is a segment of the Oncorhynchus kisutch isolate 150728-3 linkage group LG25, Okis_V2, whole genome shotgun sequence genome. Coding sequences within it:
- the LOC109870553 gene encoding uncharacterized protein LOC109870553 encodes the protein MMGRLALQVVTAYAVCLSVCLVVSVKGDHCLLISEVNADNPKLDTTEFVELYHTGGQRASLDGYTLVFYNGNGNIAYKVLDLKGHTTDDRGFFLVGSVDMQPKPAIPLPPNTVQNGPDAIALYHTSATRYGEKMNATAVGLVDAIVYMTRRSGGAEVLAEILTPGEPAFVEDEGAHEGDESIERCLVSGESWGFQVALPSPGQRNRCTPSDSSAATTRISELKLGGGQVNGFVELSESQAAGPLVLLVLDGRTETISVSVDVSNSREGLLSITIDKNNMKGDESGAVALYSGKASDFPVGSPLSQTQPLDAFVYIGPGDQPSANLTETLIPGRQPYQLSARFGEGCLYLSRCGVASWTRDPGVFWEAPQTPGQPNQCPWPKICPHVTVVPGSTEVPPHLPPWARGDFLISELNADNPGSAEDGEFIELWHPSGRRISLLGVWLLLFSGHNSKPYREISLTGHFTTAQGYFLVGSDRLVPAPSVRLRPNTIQNGPDAVALYRSAFGPPSASQNGIPTQGLLDAVVYRLRGSDKDAQELSDALTPGQLPLLEDPEVQSGDEALSRCNGLLPADLSAFVVAPPTPLRENSCPRPPPPPEGVVISEVGGAHWTNHSQQSGFVELLGSPLTSLQGLVLTVFEEYRAGTTMALPLTGITDHNGFYLIGNITGADQVFPKGATIPASGAVVLCSDTVTVCRAGTTLTNSTLRDTLVFSDELRLLIKLSATRGQQVMPVLRSVEDGPVSLSRCSCCEARSPSSWTSSSPTPRLTNICPSPAFSSDLNLCLAPLSGDWQEHPGNCSGLVQGHSEMDVAGYLEERCHCGISSLYLQVANFSCVAGWLRVLGNIQALSDHQRALILQTSLTQGDTCTDPATDRRMSTESALGLQIGLVLGALLLLGLGAALSTYIYKKRRPLDYYSMELNEPEEGPSEL